One genomic region from Kineobactrum salinum encodes:
- a CDS encoding tyrosine-type recombinase/integrase, with translation MGRNRSSGLRKRGGIWHIDKQVLGHRIHQSTGTSELKTAELILARRVEEIRQASVFGMRPVRIFREAATRFLEENTHLATLRTYAFHLKELDPYIGELPLYQVHMGTLQAYIDKRKKEGKKNKTVNGALATVRRVLNLSARLWRDEHGLTWLESAPLIQLLPLHDARRPYPLSWEEQHRLFKALPDHLSRMCLFKVNTGCRDGEVCSLQWDWEIDVPELGTSVFLIPGAKVKNREDRLVVLNRVAKSVIDSVRGQHPQRVFTYYGRPVRSINNNGWKTVRRKLDLPIRVHDLKHTFGRRLRAAGVSLETRKILLGHKNGDITTHYSAPELEELIEAANRVCEGKSGKTPALVVLRHRPLNAAPC, from the coding sequence ATGGGACGCAATCGAAGCTCCGGGCTGCGGAAGCGGGGTGGGATCTGGCATATCGACAAGCAGGTCCTCGGCCATCGCATTCACCAAAGCACTGGAACGAGTGAACTCAAGACGGCGGAACTGATACTGGCCCGCCGGGTTGAGGAGATCAGGCAGGCGTCGGTATTCGGCATGCGGCCGGTGCGCATTTTTCGCGAGGCAGCCACGCGCTTCCTTGAGGAGAACACCCATCTGGCTACCCTTCGAACCTACGCCTTCCATCTCAAAGAGCTGGACCCGTACATCGGTGAACTGCCGCTGTATCAAGTCCATATGGGCACACTGCAGGCCTACATAGATAAAAGAAAGAAGGAGGGCAAGAAGAACAAGACCGTTAACGGCGCCCTGGCCACGGTACGCCGGGTACTCAACCTGAGTGCCAGGCTTTGGCGGGATGAACACGGTTTGACCTGGCTGGAGTCGGCACCGCTGATACAGTTGTTGCCGCTGCACGACGCCAGGCGCCCCTACCCGCTCAGTTGGGAGGAGCAACACCGCTTGTTCAAGGCGCTGCCGGATCACCTGAGCCGCATGTGTCTGTTCAAGGTGAATACCGGCTGCCGGGATGGCGAGGTCTGCAGCCTGCAGTGGGATTGGGAGATCGACGTGCCGGAACTGGGCACCTCGGTATTCCTTATTCCGGGAGCAAAGGTCAAGAACCGGGAGGATCGTTTGGTGGTACTGAACCGGGTGGCAAAGTCAGTGATCGACAGCGTGCGCGGGCAACACCCGCAGCGCGTCTTCACCTACTATGGCCGACCGGTGCGCAGCATCAACAACAATGGCTGGAAAACGGTCCGGCGCAAGCTGGACCTGCCGATCCGGGTGCACGACCTGAAACACACCTTCGGTCGCCGCCTGCGTGCGGCCGGTGTGTCCCTGGAAACCCGAAAAATACTGCTTGGCCACAAGAACGGCGACATCACCACGCACTACTCCGCGCCGGAGTTGGAGGAGCTCATTGAGGCGGCAAACAGAGTGTGTGAAGGAAAGTCCGGCAAAACTCCGGCACTGGTGGTGCTGAGACACCGGCCGCTGAACGCGGCCCCGTGCTAA
- a CDS encoding nucleotidyl transferase AbiEii/AbiGii toxin family protein: MIDRDELLALADETGLTPVVVEKDYVLGWLLAAVNANERLAESWIFKGGTCLKKCYFETYRFSEDLDFTLRDDGHLDERFLLDRFSEMAEWLYDQSGIEIPTDRFKFDIYDNPRGGRSCEGRVYYQSFFVKGNKNFPKIKFDLTSDEVLVMPPSRQPVFHGYSDEPGEGIHIDCYAYPEIFGEKVRALGERGRPRDLYDVVNLYRNDNLPASAVVRDVLNRKCAYKKIERPGFAAMANYRDTLEQNWAPMLAHQLPSLPSLDVYWEALPEFFDWLEGAIEVARPALGAVAGEGELYRPTYGRLGLRTTQGGSLEVIRFAAGNRLCVELDYTDQQGRRSTRIIEPYSLRRAQNGNVLLYGVRADNRQIRAYSISNINSASITNKVFVPLYQVELSPGSMSVPTVSSASGDTQSLGLPQGRRELTVSRRRPSGRRQTSVSQHNGPTYVFRCPMCQKTFKRKKMNGKLNPHKGKSGWNCMGRMGIYERTDY; encoded by the coding sequence ATGATTGACAGGGATGAACTGCTAGCGCTCGCTGATGAAACAGGCTTAACGCCGGTCGTCGTTGAAAAGGACTACGTTCTCGGATGGTTGCTGGCAGCGGTCAATGCCAACGAACGATTGGCTGAATCATGGATATTTAAGGGCGGAACCTGCCTGAAGAAGTGTTATTTCGAGACGTATCGTTTCTCCGAGGACTTGGATTTTACGTTACGCGACGACGGACACCTTGACGAGCGATTCTTGCTTGATCGTTTTTCGGAAATGGCAGAGTGGCTCTATGACCAGTCGGGCATTGAAATCCCCACCGATAGATTCAAGTTCGATATCTATGACAACCCCAGAGGCGGCCGTTCTTGCGAGGGGCGTGTTTACTATCAAAGCTTCTTCGTCAAGGGAAACAAGAACTTTCCCAAGATCAAGTTTGATCTCACCTCAGACGAAGTGCTCGTGATGCCGCCGTCTCGCCAGCCGGTGTTTCATGGCTATAGTGATGAGCCGGGCGAGGGTATTCATATCGATTGCTATGCCTATCCGGAGATCTTCGGCGAGAAAGTCCGTGCTTTGGGAGAACGCGGGAGGCCGCGCGATCTCTACGATGTAGTCAACCTCTATCGGAATGACAATCTTCCGGCATCCGCCGTTGTGAGGGATGTCCTCAATCGGAAGTGTGCTTACAAGAAAATCGAGCGGCCCGGCTTTGCCGCCATGGCGAACTACAGAGACACGTTGGAGCAGAACTGGGCGCCGATGCTGGCACACCAGTTGCCATCACTGCCGTCACTGGATGTTTATTGGGAGGCCTTACCGGAATTTTTTGACTGGCTCGAAGGTGCCATTGAAGTTGCAAGACCGGCGCTGGGTGCTGTAGCTGGAGAAGGCGAGCTTTATCGACCGACCTATGGCCGATTGGGCCTGAGAACAACCCAGGGTGGATCGCTGGAGGTGATACGGTTTGCCGCCGGTAACAGGCTATGTGTAGAACTCGATTACACCGATCAGCAGGGCAGGCGCAGTACCCGTATTATCGAGCCCTATTCGTTGAGACGCGCGCAGAATGGCAACGTGCTCCTCTACGGGGTCCGTGCGGATAATCGACAGATCAGGGCCTACAGCATCAGCAACATCAACAGCGCGTCTATTACTAACAAGGTGTTTGTGCCACTCTACCAAGTGGAACTCAGTCCCGGTTCAATGTCGGTCCCGACCGTCAGTTCCGCTTCGGGTGACACGCAATCGCTTGGATTGCCGCAAGGCAGAAGGGAATTGACTGTGTCCCGGCGCAGGCCCTCGGGACGACGGCAAACTTCGGTAAGCCAACATAACGGACCGACCTATGTCTTTCGCTGCCCAATGTGCCAGAAAACGTTCAAGCGCAAGAAGATGAACGGAAAGCTCAACCCGCACAAGGGTAAGAGCGGATGGAATTGTATGGGACGTATGGGAATTTATGAACGCACAGACTACTAA
- a CDS encoding phage integrase N-terminal domain-containing protein, which translates to MRDLNYQLKMLCRHSHEGSFETRVGRERQLTAIANQLHDLGFRQLQATSLKQKHIKALVDHWLGQNLSPGTIKNRMSCLRWWAEKVNKRAVVAAANDFYGIPDRQFVSENSKAKGLAREQLDQVKDEHVRMSLRLQRAFGLRREEALKIRPRWADRGDHLHLKASWTKGGRERTVPIRTREQRALLEQAKRLAGVGALIPRGRSYIEQLRIYERQMANAGLSKMHGLRHAYAQQRYLELTGWPSPHGGGPSKEDLTPAQQQADQHARLAISRELGHVREQITAVYLGR; encoded by the coding sequence ATGAGAGACCTGAACTACCAACTGAAAATGTTATGCAGGCACAGCCACGAAGGCAGCTTTGAAACCCGGGTGGGCCGGGAACGGCAACTGACGGCCATCGCCAACCAGTTGCACGACCTCGGCTTTCGGCAGCTGCAGGCCACGTCCCTCAAGCAAAAGCACATCAAGGCCCTGGTAGACCACTGGCTGGGGCAAAACCTCTCCCCCGGCACCATCAAGAACCGCATGAGCTGTTTACGTTGGTGGGCGGAGAAGGTCAACAAGCGGGCCGTCGTGGCGGCCGCCAATGATTTTTATGGCATACCGGACCGGCAGTTCGTGTCCGAGAACAGCAAGGCCAAGGGCCTGGCACGCGAACAGCTTGATCAGGTAAAGGATGAGCATGTGCGGATGAGCCTCCGGCTGCAGAGGGCCTTCGGGCTCCGGCGGGAGGAAGCACTCAAGATCCGACCCCGCTGGGCGGATCGCGGCGACCACCTGCACCTCAAGGCCAGCTGGACCAAGGGCGGGCGAGAACGCACCGTCCCCATCCGCACCCGGGAGCAACGCGCCCTGCTGGAGCAGGCCAAGCGCCTGGCCGGGGTGGGCGCCCTGATCCCCCGAGGGCGCAGCTATATCGAGCAGCTCAGGATCTACGAACGCCAGATGGCCAATGCAGGCCTGTCGAAAATGCACGGCCTGCGTCATGCCTATGCCCAGCAACGCTACCTGGAACTCACCGGCTGGCCCTCCCCTCACGGCGGCGGCCCCAGCAAAGAGGACCTGACGCCGGCACAGCAGCAGGCGGATCAACATGCGCGCCTGGCCATTAGCAGGGAGTTGGGCCATGTCCGGGAACAAATAACCGCGGTCTACTTAGGGAGGTAG
- the queC gene encoding 7-cyano-7-deazaguanine synthase QueC: MHQGTDSKGQRKRAVVLVSGGLDSTTVLAMARAQGYHCYTLSFDYGQRHRAELHAAERASAALGDVEHKVVRLNLDSIGGSALTDMAIAVPEQETAGIPITYVPARNTVFLSIALGWAEVLGANDIFIGVNAVDYSGYPDCRPEYIAAFETMANLATRAGVEGQRLTIHTPLMQLGKGDIIRAGIDLGVDYSLTVSCYQATDSGLACGKCDSCRLRRTGFQQAGVPDPTRYRP, translated from the coding sequence ATGCACCAGGGCACTGACAGCAAAGGGCAGCGCAAGCGCGCCGTCGTCCTCGTCTCCGGTGGCCTGGATTCCACCACCGTACTGGCCATGGCCCGGGCCCAGGGCTACCACTGCTACACCCTGAGCTTCGACTACGGCCAGCGCCACCGCGCCGAACTGCACGCCGCAGAACGCGCCTCCGCTGCACTGGGCGACGTCGAGCACAAGGTCGTGCGGCTGAACCTCGACAGCATCGGCGGCTCCGCCCTCACCGACATGGCCATCGCCGTGCCCGAGCAGGAAACCGCCGGCATCCCCATCACCTACGTACCCGCCCGCAATACCGTATTCCTCTCCATCGCCCTGGGCTGGGCCGAAGTATTGGGCGCCAACGACATCTTCATCGGCGTCAACGCCGTCGACTACTCCGGCTACCCCGACTGCCGCCCCGAATACATCGCCGCCTTCGAAACCATGGCCAACCTTGCCACCCGCGCCGGCGTCGAGGGCCAGCGCCTGACCATCCACACCCCGCTGATGCAACTGGGCAAGGGCGACATCATCCGCGCCGGCATCGACCTGGGCGTCGACTACAGCCTCACCGTATCGTGCTACCAGGCCACCGACTCAGGCCTCGCCTGCGGCAAGTGCGATTCCTGCCGCCTGCGCCGCACCGGCTTCCAGCAAGCCGGCGTCCCCGATCCCACCCGTTACCGTCCATAG
- a CDS encoding type IV toxin-antitoxin system AbiEi family antitoxin domain-containing protein, with product MIRAEDAARVLELDRQKAARLLAGWHNQGVVRRVAHGLYVPVQPTALGKSQVLDDPWILVPELYEPGYVGGWSALEHWELTEQLFRSICVLTNKRTLTGEAKHQGVGFFIDHIPESRLFGTKTVWRGRIKVQVSDPHKTVLDILDDPFIGAGLQHSMDVIATYKKEYASTSDRETLLGYADKFESGALFKKLGFVAEYLGFESWFIDACRKRLTQGYAYLDRKAKNAKLMTRWRLWVPKDYAIND from the coding sequence ATGATTCGTGCCGAGGATGCCGCGCGAGTCCTCGAACTGGATAGGCAGAAAGCTGCCAGGCTCCTGGCCGGATGGCACAACCAGGGTGTCGTTCGTAGGGTGGCTCATGGTCTATATGTACCTGTACAGCCGACAGCGTTGGGCAAGAGTCAGGTGCTCGATGATCCATGGATTCTTGTTCCCGAACTCTACGAGCCCGGTTATGTGGGAGGATGGTCGGCTCTTGAGCACTGGGAACTCACGGAGCAGCTTTTTAGATCGATTTGTGTACTGACAAATAAAAGGACGTTAACAGGAGAGGCCAAGCACCAAGGTGTCGGCTTTTTTATCGATCACATTCCTGAAAGCCGGCTTTTTGGGACTAAGACGGTGTGGCGTGGACGTATTAAGGTTCAGGTGTCCGACCCCCACAAGACGGTGCTCGATATCCTTGATGATCCGTTCATCGGTGCGGGATTGCAGCACAGCATGGATGTGATTGCCACATATAAGAAGGAGTACGCATCAACCAGTGACAGAGAAACGTTGCTTGGGTACGCGGACAAGTTTGAAAGCGGTGCGTTATTCAAGAAGCTTGGATTTGTCGCGGAGTATCTCGGTTTTGAAAGCTGGTTTATCGATGCGTGCCGCAAGCGCCTTACGCAGGGATACGCGTACCTGGATAGGAAAGCGAAAAACGCAAAGCTGATGACCCGCTGGAGATTGTGGGTGCCAAAGGACTACGCGATTAATGATTGA
- a CDS encoding BPTD_3080 family restriction endonuclease, protein MSDAFFKKPILNSPYEYPSQHWELIDGLPNQNVVDSRRRAEFITPIPQSKKQKGRKSEDLFDESMGLGDGGQKYDPISIINELRSHVDQWRVLPNERDWLVTPDTARLLKHWRHHEFNGIRPFFCQVEAAEVAIWLIEVAPKIGKTGKKFLDYLRDANEDANPGLIRIALKLATGAGKTTVMSMLIAWQTINAVRQPASKKFTRGFLIVAPGLTIKDRLRVLQPNDPDSYYKSREIVPSDLMPDLERAKIVITNYHAFKLRERVELSAGGRALLKGKTGKDLNTLETEGQMLQRVMPELMGMKNVMVINDEAHHCYQEKPGEPDEDDLKGDDKKEADQNREAARVWINGIKTVSKKLGVNNIIDLSATPFFLSGSGYAEGTLFPWTMSDFSLMDAIECGIVKLPRVPVADNIPGAEMPKFRELWKHIGTKMPKKGRGKADKLDPLSIPVELQTALEALYGHYEKTFRLWEEARISVPPCFIVVCNNTSTSKLVYDYISGFHRENEDGSTELENGRLALFRNFDEYGNPLAKPNTLLIDSEQLESGDALDKNFREMAADEIDRFRREILERTGDIKQAENITDQSLLREVMNTVGKPETLGGNIRCVVSVSMLTEGWDANTVTHVLGVRAFGTQLLCEQVIGRALRRQSYDLNEEGLFNVEYADVLGIPFDFTDKPVVSPPQPPRPTIQVKAIRPERDALKITFPRVTGYRVELPEERLTAEFTPDHVLELTPDIVGPSVTHNTGIIGEGVDLNLVHTGDLRHSTLLFHLTQRLLYTKWRDPGEEPKLHLFGQLKRITKQWLDTCLVCKGGTYPAQLMYQELADMACSRITAAITHAEKEKNRPIKAMLDPYNPKGSTAHVSFTTSKTDRWETNPLKSHINWVILDSDWEGEFCRVAEEHPNVKAYVKNHSLGLEVPYRYGSEVRTYRPDFIVQIDNGSGEIVNLIVEIKGYRREDAKEKKITMDTYWVSGVNNLETYGIWAFAEFCDVFEMQYDFKQKVEEEFNKMVSGVLDGTVKKGQ, encoded by the coding sequence ATGTCAGATGCATTTTTCAAAAAGCCGATACTGAATTCGCCATATGAGTATCCGTCCCAACATTGGGAATTGATAGATGGCCTGCCGAACCAGAATGTGGTGGATTCCAGGAGACGTGCCGAATTCATTACGCCGATCCCCCAGTCCAAAAAGCAAAAGGGAAGGAAGTCAGAAGACCTGTTCGATGAGTCAATGGGTTTAGGGGATGGAGGCCAGAAATATGATCCGATCTCGATCATCAATGAACTGCGTAGCCACGTAGATCAATGGCGGGTTCTACCCAATGAGAGGGACTGGCTGGTAACGCCGGACACCGCCCGTCTTCTCAAACACTGGCGACACCATGAGTTCAACGGGATCAGGCCGTTCTTCTGCCAGGTCGAAGCTGCAGAGGTTGCGATCTGGCTCATCGAGGTAGCGCCCAAGATCGGTAAGACAGGAAAAAAATTCCTTGATTATCTACGAGATGCGAATGAAGACGCCAATCCGGGATTAATCAGAATCGCACTGAAACTCGCTACCGGAGCCGGTAAGACCACGGTGATGTCCATGCTTATCGCCTGGCAGACCATAAACGCCGTCAGGCAACCCGCCAGTAAGAAGTTTACGCGCGGGTTTTTGATCGTCGCGCCGGGTCTGACCATCAAGGACCGACTCCGTGTGCTGCAACCGAACGATCCGGATAGCTACTATAAAAGCCGAGAAATTGTTCCCAGCGATCTCATGCCCGACCTTGAAAGGGCCAAGATCGTTATTACCAATTACCACGCCTTCAAGCTTCGCGAGAGAGTAGAGCTTTCAGCCGGCGGCCGTGCCTTGCTTAAAGGAAAGACAGGTAAGGACCTCAATACGCTCGAAACCGAAGGCCAGATGCTCCAGCGCGTTATGCCTGAATTAATGGGCATGAAAAATGTCATGGTTATCAATGACGAAGCTCACCACTGCTATCAGGAAAAGCCGGGCGAGCCCGACGAAGACGATTTGAAGGGCGATGACAAAAAGGAAGCAGATCAAAATCGCGAAGCCGCCCGCGTTTGGATCAACGGCATTAAGACCGTATCCAAGAAGCTTGGGGTGAATAATATCATCGACCTGTCGGCGACACCGTTTTTCCTGAGTGGCTCGGGTTATGCGGAAGGGACGCTGTTTCCCTGGACGATGAGCGATTTCTCGCTCATGGACGCGATTGAGTGCGGAATCGTCAAACTGCCGCGCGTACCGGTCGCTGATAATATTCCCGGCGCGGAGATGCCCAAGTTCCGTGAGCTGTGGAAGCATATTGGTACGAAGATGCCCAAGAAAGGGCGGGGTAAGGCCGACAAGCTCGATCCCTTAAGCATTCCTGTCGAACTGCAAACGGCTCTGGAGGCACTTTACGGGCATTACGAGAAAACATTCAGATTGTGGGAAGAAGCTAGGATAAGTGTCCCGCCCTGCTTCATCGTCGTGTGTAACAACACCTCAACTTCAAAACTCGTTTATGACTACATCTCAGGGTTCCACCGCGAAAATGAGGATGGATCAACCGAACTGGAAAACGGGCGGTTGGCATTGTTCAGAAACTTTGACGAATACGGCAACCCCTTGGCAAAACCAAATACGCTGTTGATTGATAGCGAGCAGTTAGAGTCTGGCGATGCGCTCGATAAAAACTTCCGTGAAATGGCCGCCGATGAAATTGACCGGTTTCGCCGCGAAATTCTCGAGAGAACGGGTGATATCAAACAGGCTGAAAACATCACGGATCAATCTTTATTACGTGAGGTCATGAACACCGTGGGCAAGCCAGAGACACTCGGCGGCAATATCCGCTGTGTTGTTTCGGTGTCGATGCTCACAGAAGGCTGGGACGCCAATACTGTAACCCATGTTCTTGGCGTGAGGGCGTTCGGAACGCAGCTTCTTTGTGAGCAGGTCATTGGCCGTGCCTTGAGGCGGCAGTCTTATGACTTGAATGAAGAAGGACTTTTTAATGTAGAATATGCCGACGTACTGGGAATTCCCTTTGACTTCACGGACAAGCCTGTCGTTTCGCCTCCCCAGCCGCCGCGTCCCACTATTCAGGTTAAGGCGATCCGTCCCGAACGCGATGCGTTGAAGATCACGTTCCCCCGTGTGACCGGTTACAGGGTCGAGTTACCGGAAGAAAGGTTGACGGCAGAATTTACACCGGATCATGTGCTCGAACTCACGCCCGATATTGTTGGCCCGTCCGTAACACACAACACAGGGATTATCGGTGAAGGAGTAGATCTTAATCTCGTGCACACCGGTGATTTGCGCCATTCAACCTTGTTGTTTCATTTGACGCAGCGCCTGCTCTACACAAAATGGCGTGATCCGGGGGAAGAGCCAAAGCTACATCTATTCGGGCAGTTAAAGCGCATTACCAAGCAGTGGCTCGATACCTGCCTTGTTTGCAAGGGTGGAACCTATCCGGCGCAGCTCATGTACCAGGAACTCGCCGATATGGCCTGTTCTCGGATTACAGCCGCGATCACGCATGCCGAGAAAGAAAAGAACCGCCCTATCAAGGCGATGCTTGATCCCTATAACCCCAAGGGATCAACGGCGCATGTCAGTTTCACTACATCGAAAACCGACCGCTGGGAGACCAATCCCCTCAAGAGTCATATCAACTGGGTCATTCTGGATAGTGACTGGGAAGGTGAATTCTGCCGCGTCGCTGAGGAGCACCCGAATGTAAAAGCCTATGTGAAGAACCACAGCCTGGGACTGGAAGTTCCTTACCGCTATGGGTCAGAGGTTAGGACATATCGCCCCGATTTTATCGTGCAGATTGATAACGGCTCCGGTGAGATCGTAAACCTGATCGTAGAGATCAAAGGTTACCGCAGGGAAGATGCCAAAGAGAAGAAGATCACCATGGACACTTACTGGGTTTCAGGCGTGAATAATCTTGAAACCTACGGCATATGGGCGTTTGCCGAGTTTTGCGATGTCTTTGAAATGCAGTATGACTTTAAGCAGAAAGTCGAAGAAGAATTCAACAAGATGGTATCCGGTGTACTTGATGGCACCGTAAAGAAAGGACAATAG
- a CDS encoding site-specific DNA-methyltransferase, translated as MGRSPKPKVKKQVETLTHEEASRKYIPTAEYEPVLHEKDKSAIRVAYERRNRDLDPQLVWRGKDEQDWSDLVVHAPPLYIQEKVHPKVLIDDLRRQTEQAEKDSESSQDDGFVGDLFADFNGLPDENSKTEFYQHDAHWSNRMILGDSLQVMASLAEREGLRGKVQCIYLDPPYGIKFNSNFQWSTTSRDVSDGNVKKITREPEQVKAFRDTWRDGVHSYLGYLRDRLNVARDLLADTGSVFVQIGDENVHRVRALMDEVFGEGNFSTMISFVTTGGVKQNFLATRCDYILWYFKDKSKGKYRQPYFEKKIDDGSAKTFSWVELEDYERRGLTAQEKRDRTIPEDGRLYSPRDLTTQGNPSFEFQYRGKVYMRPWKTTQVGLQRMGKANRLHVAKNSLSRVNYLNDFSVSEITALWTDTFLGSFAEQKQYIVQTSQKTVQRCLLMTTDPGDLVLDPTCGSGTTAYVAEQWGRRWITIDTSRVALALARSRIMGARYPFYLLADSKDGLEKEADIAGTAPSTRSTRGDIRQGFVYERVPHITLKSIANNSEIDVIWDKFQEVLEPLLGALNKVVGEDWQEWEIPRETDDSWNGKAKDIHAKWWEKRTARQNEIDASIAAKADFEYLYDKPYEDKKKVRVAGPFTVESLSPHRALAVGVDDELIDISEKSATYNEVNNFAQMILENLKTAGVQQAHKVDKIDLISLTPWPGELVCAEGVYVDEGDEEKRAAIFIGPEFGTVSRPDLVQAAREAADAAFDVLIACAFNYDAHSTEFEKLGRVPVLKARMNADLHMSDDLKNTGKGNLFVIFGEPDIDIQPLEDHQIQVQIRGVDVFHPNTGEVRSDGAEGIACWFIDTDYNEESFFVRHAYFLGANDPYKSLKTTLKAEINQEAWDTLNSDTSRPFEKPKSGRIAVKVINHLGDEVMKVYKV; from the coding sequence ATGGGACGATCACCAAAGCCAAAAGTCAAGAAGCAGGTCGAAACGTTAACGCATGAAGAGGCGTCGCGGAAATATATTCCGACGGCTGAATACGAGCCTGTTCTTCATGAAAAGGACAAGAGCGCGATACGCGTAGCCTATGAGCGGCGCAATCGTGATCTGGACCCTCAGCTCGTATGGCGGGGTAAGGATGAGCAGGACTGGTCAGATTTGGTGGTTCACGCGCCGCCGCTCTATATTCAGGAAAAGGTTCACCCCAAAGTCCTGATCGATGATCTGCGGCGGCAAACGGAGCAGGCTGAAAAGGACTCGGAGAGCAGCCAGGACGACGGCTTTGTGGGCGACTTGTTCGCAGACTTTAACGGGCTGCCGGACGAGAACTCGAAAACCGAGTTCTATCAGCATGATGCGCATTGGTCGAACCGGATGATCTTGGGAGACAGTTTGCAGGTAATGGCTTCACTTGCAGAGCGGGAAGGACTGCGAGGGAAGGTTCAGTGCATCTATCTCGATCCTCCATACGGAATCAAGTTTAATTCTAATTTCCAGTGGTCAACAACCAGTCGGGATGTGAGTGACGGAAACGTTAAAAAGATCACTAGAGAGCCGGAGCAAGTAAAGGCTTTTAGAGATACTTGGCGTGACGGAGTTCATTCTTATCTTGGCTACTTAAGAGATAGATTAAACGTGGCTCGTGATCTTTTGGCGGATACCGGATCGGTTTTCGTTCAGATAGGTGATGAAAATGTTCATCGAGTTAGGGCATTGATGGATGAAGTCTTCGGTGAAGGCAATTTTTCAACAATGATTTCCTTTGTAACAACAGGAGGAGTAAAGCAAAACTTTTTAGCAACGAGGTGTGACTACATTCTTTGGTATTTTAAAGATAAGTCAAAAGGCAAATATCGTCAGCCCTACTTTGAAAAAAAAATTGATGATGGCTCTGCCAAAACATTTTCATGGGTCGAGTTGGAAGATTATGAAAGGCGTGGATTAACTGCACAAGAAAAGCGAGATCGCACGATACCAGAGGATGGCCGATTATACAGTCCGAGAGATCTGACAACACAGGGAAATCCCTCCTTTGAGTTCCAGTATCGCGGGAAAGTTTATATGCGGCCATGGAAGACTACCCAAGTTGGTTTACAAAGAATGGGCAAGGCAAACCGTTTGCATGTCGCGAAAAATAGTTTGTCTCGCGTGAATTACTTGAATGACTTTTCTGTTTCTGAGATCACTGCTTTATGGACAGATACTTTTCTCGGGAGTTTTGCTGAGCAAAAACAGTATATCGTACAAACGTCACAGAAAACGGTCCAGCGATGTTTGCTAATGACAACTGACCCGGGTGATCTTGTGCTCGACCCAACGTGTGGTTCCGGCACGACAGCTTATGTGGCAGAGCAATGGGGTAGGCGCTGGATTACCATTGATACATCGAGGGTTGCACTGGCTTTAGCGCGATCGAGAATTATGGGGGCGCGCTATCCGTTCTACCTGCTTGCAGATTCCAAAGATGGGTTGGAGAAGGAGGCGGACATAGCAGGAACAGCACCTTCTACGAGATCCACACGCGGCGACATTCGTCAGGGCTTTGTCTATGAACGAGTACCTCATATAACACTTAAGTCCATAGCGAATAATTCTGAGATCGATGTGATCTGGGATAAGTTTCAGGAGGTCTTGGAGCCGCTGCTCGGCGCTTTGAATAAGGTCGTTGGTGAAGACTGGCAGGAGTGGGAGATTCCTAGAGAGACTGACGATAGCTGGAATGGTAAGGCAAAGGACATTCACGCAAAGTGGTGGGAAAAACGTACGGCGCGTCAGAACGAGATTGACGCTTCTATCGCTGCTAAGGCTGATTTTGAATATCTTTATGACAAGCCCTATGAGGACAAGAAGAAGGTCCGTGTTGCCGGGCCGTTTACGGTTGAGAGTCTGTCGCCGCATAGGGCGCTGGCTGTCGGGGTTGATGACGAACTAATCGATATCTCGGAGAAATCGGCGACATACAACGAGGTCAACAACTTCGCGCAGATGATACTTGAGAACCTCAAGACAGCCGGAGTCCAGCAAGCCCACAAGGTAGACAAGATCGATCTTATCTCACTTACGCCCTGGCCGGGGGAGCTTGTCTGTGCCGAGGGTGTTTATGTCGATGAGGGCGATGAGGAAAAACGCGCCGCGATCTTTATCGGGCCGGAGTTTGGTACGGTGTCACGTCCCGATCTCGTGCAAGCGGCACGAGAAGCTGCCGATGCCGCTTTCGACGTGTTGATTGCTTGCGCGTTTAACTATGACGCGCATTCGACTGAGTTTGAGAAGCTGGGTCGTGTGCCGGTATTAAAGGCACGGATGAATGCCGATCTTCATATGTCAGATGATTTGAAGAACACAGGCAAGGGCAACCTGTTTGTGATCTTCGGCGAGCCTGATATCGACATTCAACCTCTAGAGGACCACCAGATTCAGGTGCAGATCAGAGGCGTTGATGTCTTCCATCCCAATACGGGGGAAGTGCGCAG